In Ferroplasma sp., a single window of DNA contains:
- a CDS encoding cytochrome P450, whose amino-acid sequence MTQDIFSYYSKMRCEDPVSFNRESGSWDVFDYEDVYYVLMHNEIFSSDPSYSGRVPDGRRGPGASFITIDNPDHKELRNISAPFFLPSSIEKYSEHIKKISSGIISSLKPDQDFISGYAVGLPVNVISDLLGVPESERQMFKTWSDYIIGNRRDGGFDQINRYMYAKMSEIFSDKQGDDIMSVINRGSFKSAPLSNEQKIGYVMLLVIGGNETTTNLLGNMVKVLSENPGIQELLRENREYYKNFIEETLRYYSPIQFLPHRFAAENHVLHGRQIKKGDKVSIWLGSANRDEKAFDNPEEFMINRRKNNHLAFGMGVHMCLGAPLARLEAEIGLGDILGKFDSIKVNRKKSKMLDNPMVYGFSELYLE is encoded by the coding sequence AACAGGGAATCCGGATCATGGGATGTTTTTGATTATGAGGATGTGTACTATGTCCTCATGCATAACGAAATTTTTTCCTCTGATCCATCATATTCCGGAAGAGTTCCAGATGGCAGGAGAGGTCCCGGGGCAAGTTTCATCACCATTGATAATCCTGACCATAAGGAGCTGAGAAATATTTCTGCCCCATTTTTCCTGCCCTCCAGCATTGAAAAATATTCTGAACATATAAAGAAAATATCCTCTGGGATCATATCCAGCCTGAAGCCAGATCAGGATTTTATCTCGGGATATGCTGTTGGGCTTCCGGTCAATGTTATATCCGATCTGCTTGGCGTGCCTGAATCTGAGAGGCAGATGTTCAAGACCTGGTCTGATTATATTATTGGGAACCGCCGTGATGGTGGATTTGATCAAATTAACAGGTATATGTACGCAAAAATGTCAGAAATCTTTTCAGATAAACAGGGAGATGACATTATGTCTGTGATAAACCGCGGGTCATTCAAATCTGCACCACTCAGCAACGAACAAAAAATCGGCTATGTCATGCTTCTGGTAATAGGCGGAAATGAAACCACAACAAATCTACTTGGCAATATGGTAAAGGTACTTTCAGAAAATCCAGGCATCCAGGAACTCCTGAGGGAGAATAGGGAGTATTACAAAAATTTTATAGAGGAGACATTGAGATATTATTCCCCCATACAGTTTCTTCCACACAGGTTCGCAGCAGAGAACCATGTTCTGCATGGAAGGCAGATAAAGAAAGGAGATAAAGTTTCCATATGGCTGGGTTCAGCCAACAGGGATGAAAAGGCGTTTGACAATCCAGAAGAGTTCATGATAAACCGGAGAAAAAATAACCATCTTGCCTTTGGCATGGGTGTCCATATGTGCCTTGGGGCCCCACTTGCAAGGCTCGAGGCAGAAATAGGACTTGGAGACATACTGGGAAAATTTGACAGCATAAAGGTCAACAGAAAAAAATCTAAAATGCTTGATAATCCAATGGTTTATGGGTTCAGTGAACTGTACCTGGAATAA